In Leptospirillum ferriphilum, a genomic segment contains:
- a CDS encoding DUF6475 domain-containing protein has product MGTYTVYRETLSKPILEIWWKLLQGKSQEDVERSFGIYLNSHTRLPVPADIIGLIEGTDEEKAIKALNMVEEAMEKYGAWKSVVFSDPLIHVVIGQTGGWIKVCRLTEKDYVWWAKDFRERYRILLRYPDENREIPERLPGYADLENRRNGLPESKPVMIGFGVQKEAIHVEGRQEKAISGSARRIP; this is encoded by the coding sequence ATGGGGACGTATACCGTGTACAGGGAAACGTTGTCGAAACCCATTCTCGAAATATGGTGGAAATTGCTTCAGGGCAAAAGCCAGGAAGATGTCGAGAGGTCGTTCGGAATATATCTGAATTCGCACACAAGACTTCCCGTTCCGGCGGACATCATCGGGCTCATCGAAGGAACGGACGAGGAAAAGGCGATCAAGGCGCTGAACATGGTCGAGGAAGCCATGGAAAAATATGGTGCATGGAAAAGCGTCGTCTTTTCGGATCCGCTGATACATGTTGTGATCGGACAGACGGGGGGCTGGATAAAGGTCTGTCGCTTGACGGAAAAGGATTATGTCTGGTGGGCCAAGGACTTTCGGGAACGATACAGAATCCTGTTGCGCTATCCGGATGAAAATCGGGAGATTCCGGAAAGATTGCCAGGGTATGCGGATCTTGAGAACCGGAGAAACGGATTGCCGGAGTCGAAACCCGTGATGATCGGATTCGGTGTTCAAAAGGAAGCTATCCATGTCGAGGGAAGACAGGAGAAGGCGATTTCCGGAAGTGCGAGGAGGATACCGTGA
- a CDS encoding DEAD/DEAH box helicase — translation MLTSEESRGSVIEEGLRGEEVESAPMSFKTFRTDGFRMGIATRWIEDPGVRDSFKSAIRSCQGIWINEIKQWIVPLRATNKLFSRLEEIDKERFPASIAHSMLSEAETEPYAFAQFFEVVVCRTSSGKSLVRSRYDALIASVLRQELFSDWYAGTKSWLSRNGVDSVIERLEKKAGINRENIVVPVDEMNISFVLDSSDGGAQMDAWLGKVKKVEGSGPGVVGKGSAGFMLALTSPLKSVPVASNVLQMAEKKYGLFDFQVEGVKHLLSHSSALLADDMGLGKTRQAIVASILTGGKILVVCPASLKRNWKREIESVDKGTRVQVIETRRDALDFHAKWVVVNYETMDMFVNVKKVPFSTMILDEVHLIKETGSARTQAAFMLGARIPKKMLLTATPIMNRESEIYTLLRLSGHPLGMIDVKEFREAFSRSPETRDRLGTRVREWMLRREKDKVVRLPGKVETVLPVDVEPAMMDEYQTIIRDEGLTALVKVQKLMGIVEKMKIPFVCGWLRKLGEKGKAIVFCNRLDTVKEIGKSLSDADIGWVKLVGETPTHEREQSVRSFQSDPDIQVFVTTYQAGGVGLTLTAAEWVVLAGLPWTPALKGQAEDRANRIGQTKKVRIITPIVAKTVEESVYALLEKKKTIIQEVMGGAGLNKDDIDSILRDGAQC, via the coding sequence GTGCTGACCTCCGAGGAAAGCCGGGGATCCGTGATCGAGGAAGGATTGCGTGGCGAAGAAGTCGAATCTGCGCCGATGTCTTTCAAGACATTCCGGACGGACGGTTTCCGGATGGGGATTGCGACGCGATGGATCGAAGATCCGGGCGTCAGGGACAGCTTCAAGAGTGCCATCCGGAGTTGCCAGGGAATCTGGATCAACGAAATCAAGCAGTGGATCGTTCCCTTGCGAGCGACCAATAAACTTTTTTCAAGACTGGAAGAAATTGACAAGGAGAGGTTTCCTGCATCGATCGCCCATTCAATGCTGTCAGAAGCGGAGACCGAGCCCTATGCGTTTGCGCAATTCTTTGAGGTGGTTGTTTGCCGGACGAGTTCCGGGAAATCTCTTGTTCGGTCGAGATACGACGCCCTGATCGCTTCGGTTTTGCGTCAGGAACTCTTTTCGGACTGGTATGCGGGAACGAAGTCGTGGCTTTCGAGAAACGGGGTGGACTCGGTCATTGAAAGGCTGGAGAAAAAAGCCGGTATCAACCGGGAGAACATTGTCGTTCCCGTCGACGAGATGAATATCTCGTTCGTTCTGGACTCTTCCGACGGCGGCGCGCAGATGGATGCCTGGCTGGGAAAAGTCAAGAAAGTGGAAGGATCCGGACCAGGAGTCGTAGGAAAGGGCTCTGCCGGATTCATGCTGGCGTTGACGTCTCCCCTGAAAAGCGTTCCGGTCGCTTCGAATGTGTTGCAAATGGCGGAAAAAAAATACGGACTTTTCGATTTTCAGGTGGAGGGTGTCAAACATCTTCTTTCTCATTCATCGGCACTCCTGGCCGACGACATGGGGTTGGGAAAGACCCGCCAAGCGATCGTGGCTTCGATTCTGACCGGAGGGAAAATACTGGTGGTCTGTCCGGCGAGCCTCAAGAGAAACTGGAAGAGGGAGATCGAGTCGGTCGACAAGGGTACTCGGGTGCAGGTCATCGAGACGCGGCGGGATGCGCTAGACTTCCATGCGAAATGGGTCGTCGTGAACTATGAAACGATGGACATGTTCGTGAACGTCAAGAAGGTTCCGTTTTCCACCATGATTTTGGATGAAGTGCATTTGATCAAGGAAACGGGATCGGCCAGAACACAGGCAGCATTCATGCTGGGGGCGAGAATTCCGAAGAAAATGCTTCTGACTGCCACTCCGATCATGAACCGAGAGTCGGAGATTTACACCTTGCTCCGTCTGTCCGGGCATCCCCTGGGAATGATCGATGTCAAGGAGTTTCGGGAAGCGTTTTCAAGAAGCCCGGAAACACGCGACAGATTGGGAACAAGGGTCAGGGAATGGATGCTGAGACGAGAAAAAGACAAGGTTGTGCGATTGCCCGGGAAGGTCGAAACGGTTCTTCCGGTCGATGTTGAACCGGCAATGATGGACGAATACCAGACGATAATCCGGGACGAAGGTCTGACGGCTCTGGTCAAAGTTCAGAAACTAATGGGAATTGTTGAGAAAATGAAGATCCCGTTTGTTTGCGGGTGGTTGAGAAAGCTTGGGGAAAAAGGAAAGGCCATCGTTTTTTGCAACCGCCTGGATACCGTGAAGGAGATCGGAAAATCCCTGTCGGATGCGGACATCGGGTGGGTAAAACTGGTCGGGGAGACGCCGACACATGAAAGGGAGCAATCGGTCCGGTCATTCCAGTCGGATCCGGATATACAGGTTTTTGTCACAACATACCAGGCGGGCGGCGTGGGGTTGACCCTGACAGCGGCCGAATGGGTCGTTCTTGCGGGATTGCCATGGACACCAGCATTGAAGGGACAGGCGGAAGACAGGGCAAATCGGATTGGGCAGACGAAAAAAGTCCGTATTATTACGCCGATTGTAGCAAAAACGGTGGAAGAGTCGGTCTACGCTCTCCTGGAAAAGAAAAAGACGATCATCCAGGAAGTTATGGGTGGTGCGGGTCTCAACAAGGATGATATTGATTCCATTTTAAGGGACGGTGCGCAATGCTGA
- a CDS encoding radical SAM/SPASM domain-containing protein gives MISVVIAKSTRICNADCSYCCAPPYDREKWTIEDFESFIKKMAPWLGTSVQWIWHGGEPMLMGTDFFYRAREIAERIVPGQIEFSMQSNLLAYDSKKWKNVFQDVLGGRVSTSYDPDELYRTVNGDPVKYNALFWNAVSRMKEDGFRIMAIATFRKETAGLAIPFYERNLAFGKDAMHLRLNYMRPDGRIAGTGKLIDPVEYGQMLVDVYDRWVSDAPCFAVTPLIYALRSSLGFGWGECPWTSHCGGKFLGLEPNGDVYNCSEFADLGSDWKFGNLHEDSMEKMMSSGPALFAQTRMFRIPEECVTCEHYAECDAGCGRDVVLYQAMDGKFPYCASWKAIFSRVKESIASGEANNLIETMKNFIDRGDRRTGLGERPGTENLVQLH, from the coding sequence ATGATTTCGGTTGTCATCGCCAAATCGACACGTATTTGCAATGCCGATTGCTCCTACTGCTGCGCTCCGCCGTATGACAGGGAGAAGTGGACGATTGAAGACTTCGAGTCATTCATTAAAAAAATGGCTCCATGGCTGGGAACATCCGTTCAGTGGATATGGCACGGGGGAGAACCCATGCTGATGGGCACGGATTTTTTCTATCGGGCAAGGGAGATCGCGGAAAGGATCGTCCCTGGACAGATCGAATTTTCAATGCAGTCCAATCTGCTCGCCTACGATTCGAAAAAATGGAAAAACGTTTTTCAGGATGTCCTGGGGGGGCGCGTATCCACGAGTTACGACCCGGATGAACTTTACCGGACGGTCAACGGAGACCCCGTGAAATATAACGCTCTCTTCTGGAATGCGGTCTCCAGGATGAAAGAGGACGGTTTCCGGATCATGGCCATCGCGACGTTTCGGAAGGAAACCGCAGGGCTCGCGATTCCGTTTTACGAGAGGAATCTGGCTTTCGGAAAAGATGCCATGCATCTCCGGTTGAACTACATGCGTCCGGACGGAAGGATTGCCGGAACGGGGAAACTCATCGATCCGGTGGAGTACGGACAGATGCTGGTGGATGTGTACGACCGATGGGTGTCGGATGCTCCGTGTTTCGCTGTCACACCTCTGATCTACGCCCTGCGTTCATCCCTGGGTTTTGGATGGGGAGAGTGTCCCTGGACAAGCCACTGCGGAGGAAAATTCCTGGGGTTGGAACCGAATGGAGACGTCTATAACTGTTCGGAGTTTGCCGATCTCGGATCGGATTGGAAATTCGGAAATCTACATGAAGACAGCATGGAAAAAATGATGTCTTCGGGCCCGGCTCTTTTCGCCCAGACAAGAATGTTCAGGATACCGGAAGAATGTGTCACATGCGAACATTATGCGGAATGCGATGCCGGTTGCGGTCGGGACGTTGTTCTGTACCAGGCGATGGACGGTAAATTTCCTTACTGCGCTTCATGGAAGGCGATTTTTTCCAGAGTGAAGGAATCGATTGCATCCGGAGAGGCGAACAATCTGATCGAAACCATGAAAAATTTTATCGACAGGGGAGATAGAAGAACGGGTCTTGGGGAACGGCCGGGCACGGAAAATCTTGTGCAACTTCACTGA
- a CDS encoding radical SAM/SPASM domain-containing protein, with product MQSHGEMVCYVKPTNFCNIGCSHCYLPEFVRADKTLMSMETLEKIVGMITEYAEAYGFQKANILWHGGEPLLVSPDWYWNATEVIRRSDFRFTQSMQTSLTPYRKEFSPLIKKEMNGFIGTSFDLHARAINGSPEKYADLFLKKLEIVREDGIDVGVIMTATKDEIGHLRQILDWFVKNGFRSVRIERFNNYGRSYESWTTNRDHSIYMIELLNAVLDLYEEGIVFYEAGIMSAITGVLEGKPGDRWGTSCTTDYMVFEPDGQVTNCIHRTGKEDYFGTAWKPLNMMLENDHRQKIIANHMSGSNMTDFCLSCEYVSWCKSGCPIQKNEVPSEKADCSGHKMFLDYISFLLDSERGTTLLMYQKDAEGHAPKRFAETTS from the coding sequence ATGCAGTCCCATGGGGAAATGGTCTGTTATGTCAAACCGACGAATTTCTGCAACATCGGATGCTCGCACTGCTATCTTCCGGAATTCGTCCGGGCCGACAAAACATTGATGTCGATGGAGACGCTCGAGAAAATTGTGGGGATGATCACGGAATATGCTGAAGCATATGGCTTCCAGAAGGCGAATATCTTGTGGCACGGGGGAGAACCGCTTCTTGTGTCTCCGGATTGGTACTGGAACGCGACGGAGGTGATCCGCCGTTCGGACTTCCGTTTCACCCAGTCGATGCAGACATCTCTCACTCCCTACCGGAAAGAGTTCTCTCCACTGATCAAAAAAGAGATGAACGGATTCATCGGAACAAGCTTTGATCTCCACGCAAGAGCGATAAACGGATCTCCGGAGAAATACGCTGATCTCTTTCTTAAAAAGCTGGAGATAGTGAGGGAGGACGGAATTGATGTCGGTGTCATCATGACGGCGACGAAGGACGAGATTGGACACCTGCGGCAGATCCTGGACTGGTTCGTCAAGAATGGTTTTCGGTCGGTCCGGATAGAACGCTTCAATAACTACGGCAGGTCCTACGAAAGCTGGACGACAAACCGGGACCATTCAATCTACATGATCGAACTCCTGAACGCCGTTCTGGATTTGTATGAAGAAGGAATCGTTTTTTACGAGGCAGGAATCATGTCTGCGATCACGGGGGTGCTGGAAGGAAAACCGGGGGACCGCTGGGGAACCTCGTGCACAACGGATTACATGGTTTTCGAGCCGGACGGCCAGGTAACGAACTGTATCCACCGGACAGGAAAAGAGGATTATTTCGGAACCGCGTGGAAGCCTTTGAACATGATGCTGGAAAACGATCACAGGCAGAAGATTATCGCGAATCATATGTCCGGAAGCAATATGACGGATTTTTGTCTTTCCTGCGAATATGTCTCTTGGTGCAAGTCGGGATGTCCGATCCAGAAAAACGAGGTTCCGTCGGAGAAAGCGGATTGTTCGGGACACAAGATGTTTCTCGACTACATCAGTTTCCTGCTGGATTCCGAAAGAGGAACGACTCTTCTTATGTATCAGAAAGACGCCGAAGGTCATGCTCCGAAACGATTTGCGGAAACGACTTCATGA
- a CDS encoding class I SAM-dependent methyltransferase → MTKKSSPSDYDRYARMVRRDDYWGQVRRVVCGKAVSEEQIGMIVRKVQNLLSLNTRDCLLDLGCGNGALSARFFDRIGDFYGVDESPYLIGIAKSDFRFENKDCYGIGEIEKYLESEEKPERFTKALIYAVIQHLPDEKVISCLHLLKTRFVNIEKIVIGNIQEREKAENVLVSLGITPSTKEIDDPDSMMGRWRTSEQISMMAQISGWNSTFSKMEEGFYASWFRYDALLTPKA, encoded by the coding sequence ATGACCAAGAAAAGTTCTCCATCGGACTATGATCGTTACGCGAGAATGGTGCGTCGAGACGATTATTGGGGGCAGGTTCGGCGAGTAGTTTGTGGAAAGGCCGTCAGTGAAGAACAGATAGGGATGATCGTTCGGAAGGTGCAAAACCTCTTGTCCTTGAATACAAGGGATTGTCTTCTGGATTTGGGATGTGGAAACGGAGCTTTGTCAGCGAGATTTTTCGACAGGATCGGTGATTTTTATGGCGTGGATGAATCGCCATATCTGATCGGGATTGCGAAAAGTGACTTCCGGTTTGAAAACAAGGATTGTTACGGTATAGGAGAGATTGAAAAATATCTCGAATCTGAAGAAAAACCGGAGCGGTTCACAAAAGCATTGATTTATGCGGTCATCCAACATCTTCCGGACGAAAAAGTGATTTCCTGTCTACATCTTTTGAAAACAAGGTTTGTAAATATCGAAAAAATTGTCATAGGAAATATACAGGAACGGGAAAAAGCCGAAAATGTCCTGGTGTCTTTGGGAATTACTCCATCTACTAAGGAAATCGATGATCCGGATTCGATGATGGGAAGGTGGAGAACAAGTGAACAGATTTCCATGATGGCACAAATAAGCGGATGGAATTCTACGTTTTCCAAAATGGAGGAAGGTTTTTATGCGTCATGGTTTCGGTATGACGCACTGCTGACGCCAAAAGCATAA
- a CDS encoding radical SAM protein, protein MEQGDMICFMRVTAFCNMGCTHCIQPEESRSLKDTMTFDTVRKTAVMLKEIQEKRGRPPGGATILFQGGEVMLVPVEWYQDSAIILDEVLPGHQENMQTSLIPYSHKWADIVHERFRGVLGTSIDFSTRQINGSVEEYQRIWLEKVGMARKDGIELFPVTVVTKGELGMAPFLIDWFLDNGFSYVTFEKYVEYGHMLFSDMTKNSEYSGFLIQAFDDTFKRMKAGKKVLYINPILSSLRGILSGEPGHKWGVSCLENTLSVFPDGRLHSCPPRSAQESYGNLSEGHGSFLESPIRIANIRDYHMNHVLPDCLTCPHMSWCRSGCPIEQLDGDGECTGFRMFLDHVEKSLENPDTFRLAREYLESGTEIEQRGLFLSTEREGVNGRKA, encoded by the coding sequence TTGGAACAGGGAGACATGATCTGCTTCATGCGCGTGACGGCGTTCTGCAACATGGGTTGCACGCATTGCATCCAGCCGGAAGAAAGTCGGTCTCTCAAGGATACGATGACGTTCGATACGGTCCGAAAAACGGCTGTCATGTTGAAAGAGATCCAGGAAAAAAGGGGTCGTCCCCCGGGTGGGGCGACGATTCTGTTTCAGGGGGGAGAAGTCATGCTCGTTCCGGTGGAGTGGTACCAGGACTCCGCCATCATTCTCGACGAGGTTTTGCCAGGACATCAGGAAAACATGCAGACATCCCTGATTCCCTATTCGCATAAATGGGCGGATATCGTACATGAACGTTTCCGGGGCGTTCTGGGAACCAGTATCGATTTTTCAACGAGACAGATCAATGGGAGCGTGGAGGAATACCAGAGGATATGGCTTGAAAAAGTAGGGATGGCCAGAAAGGACGGCATCGAACTCTTCCCTGTCACCGTAGTGACGAAAGGGGAACTGGGAATGGCGCCTTTCCTGATCGACTGGTTTCTCGATAATGGCTTCTCATATGTGACGTTCGAAAAATATGTCGAGTACGGACATATGCTTTTTTCGGACATGACGAAGAATAGTGAATACTCCGGATTCCTCATTCAGGCGTTCGACGATACGTTCAAGAGAATGAAGGCCGGGAAAAAGGTCCTTTACATAAACCCGATTCTGTCCTCCCTGCGGGGGATACTTTCTGGAGAGCCCGGACACAAGTGGGGGGTTTCTTGTCTGGAAAACACGCTTTCGGTTTTTCCGGACGGAAGACTTCATTCCTGTCCGCCAAGAAGCGCACAGGAATCCTATGGAAATCTCTCCGAAGGACATGGCTCCTTTCTGGAATCCCCAATCCGGATTGCCAATATACGGGATTACCATATGAACCATGTTCTTCCGGATTGCCTGACCTGTCCGCATATGTCCTGGTGTCGGTCCGGATGTCCGATCGAGCAACTGGATGGCGACGGGGAGTGCACAGGGTTCAGGATGTTTCTCGATCATGTCGAGAAAAGTCTTGAGAATCCGGATACATTTCGGTTGGCCAGGGAATATCTGGAATCCGGAACGGAGATAGAGCAAAGAGGTCTTTTTTTATCAACGGAAAGAGAGGGCGTGAATGGACGAAAAGCATAA
- a CDS encoding radical SAM/SPASM domain-containing protein, producing MITAYIKPTNFCNVGCSHCYLPEFVRANRTMMSMETFRKVSDRIKNYADQYGEGEVHVLWHGGEPLLVPMEWYDHANKVLQETGITGSQSMQTSLVPYRSEYASFIKEKMGGRLGVSYDFSSRKLNGSSEAYTDMFMSKVDMARADGLVLGVTMTVTKNELGRASEIIDWYLVHGFSTIKIERYTQHGMVYQDWVTNMEHSMFMVDLIENILALHEKNIYFSEGVTLSAIRGVMQGISGDRWGTSCVTDFLVFEPDGETSNCTDRTGKEASFGSVYQPLKMMMENETRSKIVSSHMSGENIKDHCFSCEYLSWCKSGCPLQVNEVPSERTDCSGHKYFLDHIKKILGSERRDVLLSYAKKAGISECL from the coding sequence ATGATTACAGCCTATATCAAGCCGACAAATTTTTGTAATGTGGGGTGTTCGCACTGCTACCTCCCGGAATTTGTCCGGGCCAACAGGACAATGATGTCGATGGAGACATTCCGGAAGGTTTCGGACCGGATAAAAAACTATGCCGACCAGTATGGGGAAGGAGAAGTCCATGTTTTGTGGCATGGTGGAGAACCCTTGCTGGTACCTATGGAGTGGTATGACCATGCAAATAAGGTTCTGCAGGAAACGGGGATAACCGGTTCTCAGTCTATGCAAACATCGCTCGTTCCGTACAGGAGCGAGTATGCCTCATTTATCAAGGAAAAGATGGGCGGACGTCTGGGTGTAAGTTATGATTTTTCATCCAGGAAGCTAAACGGTTCGTCGGAAGCATATACAGATATGTTCATGTCCAAAGTGGACATGGCGCGCGCGGATGGACTTGTTCTGGGCGTGACAATGACGGTTACAAAAAATGAGCTCGGTCGGGCGAGTGAAATCATCGACTGGTATCTGGTCCATGGTTTTTCGACAATCAAGATCGAGCGGTATACACAGCATGGAATGGTTTATCAGGATTGGGTGACAAACATGGAGCATTCCATGTTTATGGTCGACTTGATCGAAAATATTCTGGCCCTTCATGAAAAGAACATATATTTTTCAGAGGGTGTTACATTGTCGGCAATCAGGGGTGTCATGCAGGGAATTTCTGGCGATCGCTGGGGAACATCGTGCGTGACGGATTTCCTGGTATTCGAACCGGACGGGGAAACATCAAATTGTACGGACAGAACCGGGAAGGAAGCATCCTTCGGATCTGTCTATCAGCCGCTGAAAATGATGATGGAAAATGAAACGCGGTCAAAAATTGTGTCCAGTCACATGTCTGGAGAAAACATCAAGGACCACTGTTTTTCCTGCGAGTATCTCTCCTGGTGTAAGTCAGGATGCCCCTTGCAAGTCAACGAGGTTCCCTCGGAAAGAACAGATTGCTCGGGACACAAATATTTTCTTGACCATATCAAGAAAATCCTGGGCTCTGAAAGAAGGGATGTTCTCTTGTCTTATGCCAAGAAAGCAGGGATATCGGAATGTCTTTAA
- a CDS encoding RNA-guided endonuclease InsQ/TnpB family protein — protein MKAFKFRLVPTPEQETLLSRHAGCVRFVWNKALDLQTRRLDAGIPLLSYGDMAKLLTLWRSSEEYGFLALGPVHPQQQTLKNLDRALWEALDKTNPKRFPRFKRKGEGDSLRYPDPLQIKIDLATRDPQGRNLLPRIFLPKVGWVKVRVSRDIEGDLRNATVTRTAGRWAVSLQTEREIPEPEIRTRPEVGVDLGVAFFASTSDGFRIHPSPDLSMAMKAAKKKLVWEQRKLSRKDRKGPKSQNFRKQKIRVARAHERVANMRLDFLHKASTTVGETQAVVYVEDLKIRNMTRSARGTKESPGRNVRQKSGLNRSILSQGWGTFLSLLAYKLERRGGRLVQVDPRNTSRTCFACGHIAAENRPDQTAFRCVSCGYEDHADTNAAKNILRAGHARCACSPGQPGEFVALPFSRRINPRE, from the coding sequence ATGAAAGCGTTCAAATTCCGGCTTGTTCCGACGCCAGAGCAGGAGACTCTCCTGTCCCGCCATGCGGGGTGCGTCCGATTCGTCTGGAACAAGGCCCTCGACCTCCAAACGAGACGGCTCGATGCCGGAATTCCCCTCCTGTCCTACGGGGACATGGCCAAGCTCCTGACCCTCTGGCGGTCGAGCGAGGAGTACGGCTTCCTGGCCCTGGGCCCGGTTCATCCCCAGCAACAAACCCTCAAGAACCTCGACCGGGCCCTTTGGGAAGCACTGGACAAGACGAACCCCAAGAGATTCCCACGGTTCAAGAGGAAGGGAGAGGGAGACTCCCTCCGCTATCCCGATCCTCTCCAGATCAAGATCGACCTCGCGACACGGGATCCGCAGGGAAGAAATCTCCTTCCCCGGATCTTTCTCCCGAAGGTGGGGTGGGTCAAGGTCCGGGTCTCCCGAGATATCGAAGGCGATCTTCGAAACGCCACCGTGACCCGGACGGCGGGCCGGTGGGCCGTCTCCCTGCAAACCGAGCGGGAGATCCCGGAGCCGGAAATCCGGACCCGCCCCGAGGTCGGGGTGGATCTCGGTGTCGCGTTTTTCGCCTCGACCTCGGACGGTTTCCGGATCCACCCGTCTCCCGATCTGAGCATGGCTATGAAGGCCGCTAAAAAGAAGCTCGTCTGGGAGCAGCGCAAGCTCTCCCGGAAAGACCGGAAGGGACCGAAGAGCCAAAATTTCCGGAAGCAGAAGATCCGTGTGGCGAGAGCCCACGAACGGGTCGCCAACATGCGCCTGGATTTTCTCCACAAGGCATCGACAACGGTCGGCGAAACCCAAGCCGTCGTCTATGTCGAGGACCTGAAAATCCGGAACATGACGCGAAGCGCCCGAGGAACGAAAGAGTCCCCCGGAAGGAACGTCCGGCAGAAGTCCGGGCTGAACCGCTCCATCCTGTCCCAGGGGTGGGGGACGTTTCTCTCCCTCCTGGCATACAAGCTGGAACGGCGGGGAGGGCGGCTGGTCCAGGTCGATCCCCGGAACACGAGCCGGACCTGTTTCGCCTGCGGTCACATTGCGGCGGAAAACCGGCCGGATCAGACCGCGTTCCGTTGCGTCTCCTGCGGATACGAAGATCATGCGGATACGAATGCCGCGAAGAACATTCTCAGGGCGGGGCACGCCCGTTGCGCCTGTTCGCCGGGGCAACCCGGCGAGTTCGTCGCCTTACCGTTCAGTCGGCGAATCAATCCCCGTGAATAG
- a CDS encoding DnaB-like helicase N-terminal domain-containing protein yields the protein MRSMPPEGNQKSIKNGSYLGKAYGDATRISDIVAEKTLISCIFLDPDFLDTSFLTGSDFVMTAHILLFGSMREMRKKGAPITVETLWDCVGKSLGYPYQKPEDLAGLLEVSTTGANAPYWAWVVKEKAFMRAAMMESAHLLDQILAHGIHGTGVMEEIVDRTRDRLEKVLGNFRAIQKKVTGKESKKEEPVSMDRLPLELWEEVMGKGCVTNDGEKGRIMALLLEEEKGAPFIKRVSTILYNGERVNYNPECLRILDLDKKNKKLTPEVNWLGKSIGNAKITRGFMKWSDKGHLFSFEVRSPGEKNQWVGIDVIRKMSEKGGDLRNKKGIQPKRAVK from the coding sequence ATGAGAAGTATGCCGCCGGAAGGCAATCAAAAGAGCATAAAAAATGGCAGTTATCTCGGAAAAGCGTACGGCGACGCTACCAGGATATCCGATATTGTCGCTGAAAAGACGCTGATCTCCTGCATTTTTCTTGACCCGGATTTTCTCGATACATCCTTCCTGACAGGAAGCGATTTTGTGATGACGGCCCATATCCTTTTGTTCGGCTCCATGCGCGAAATGCGAAAAAAAGGTGCTCCGATCACGGTTGAAACGCTCTGGGATTGCGTCGGAAAAAGTTTGGGATATCCATACCAAAAACCGGAAGACCTGGCTGGCTTGCTTGAAGTCTCGACGACAGGAGCGAATGCGCCGTATTGGGCGTGGGTCGTAAAAGAAAAGGCTTTTATGCGAGCGGCGATGATGGAATCCGCGCATCTCCTGGATCAGATTTTAGCCCACGGGATCCATGGGACAGGGGTGATGGAAGAGATTGTTGACCGAACGCGGGATCGTTTGGAGAAGGTTCTGGGAAATTTCCGCGCGATACAAAAGAAGGTAACAGGAAAAGAGTCAAAGAAAGAAGAGCCCGTTTCCATGGATCGCTTGCCGTTAGAACTGTGGGAGGAGGTGATGGGAAAGGGGTGTGTGACAAATGACGGGGAAAAGGGCCGGATTATGGCTTTGTTGTTGGAGGAGGAAAAGGGCGCTCCTTTCATCAAGAGAGTTTCGACCATTTTGTACAACGGAGAAAGGGTCAATTACAACCCGGAGTGTTTACGGATCCTGGATCTGGATAAAAAGAACAAAAAACTGACACCGGAAGTCAATTGGCTTGGCAAGAGTATCGGTAACGCAAAAATCACGCGGGGATTCATGAAATGGAGTGACAAAGGCCATCTCTTCAGCTTTGAAGTGAGATCTCCGGGAGAAAAGAACCAGTGGGTCGGAATCGATGTTATTCGAAAAATGAGTGAGAAAGGTGGGGATTTGCGGAACAAAAAAGGAATTCAACCTAAAAGGGCGGTCAAATGA